A window from Setaria italica strain Yugu1 chromosome VIII, Setaria_italica_v2.0, whole genome shotgun sequence encodes these proteins:
- the LOC111258352 gene encoding putative nuclease HARBI1, with translation MGATIGVLAAYASSTSSACGVQDGPLHLQELTGRQWVAINLADRAIDGTHIPVSVPEHAHDDFINRKGFTSQNVLAVCDMGMRFTFVATGKKGAVHDTAVLREALNQAEHFPHPPQGKYYLVDSGYPLREGYMAPYRKGRYHLSEFNAKGPENLNEIFNYHHSCLRNVVERSFGVLKNKWQILRGIPLYNMEKQSKIIVACFALHNFALDNNEPGMVGADMFGHGTYLSRTSDENDPASDWFAATANDDISKVRDWIAAGLYGLT, from the exons ATGGGTGCAACCATTGGTGTGTTAGCTGCGTATGCATCGTCTACCTCAAGTGCATGTGGCGTGCAAGATGGTCCGTTGCACTTGCAGGAGTTGACTGGGCGTCAATGGGTTGCTATTAACCTTGCTGACA gagctatagatggaaCCCACATTCCGGTGTCAGTCCCTGAGCACGCACATGATGATTTTATCAATAGAAAGGGGTTCACCAGCCAGAATGTCTTAGCTGTTTGTGACATGGGCATGaggttcacatttgtcgctACGGGGAAGAAGGGTGCTGTGCATGACACTGCTGTTTTGAGGGAGGCTTTAAACCAAGCTGAGCATTTCCCTCACCCACCCCAAG GAAAGTACTATTTGGTGGATTCTGGTTACCCACTGCGTGAGGGTTATATGGCGCCATATCGCAAGGGTAGGTACCATTTATCGGAGTTTAATGCCAAAGGTCCTGAGAATTTGAATGAAATTTTTAACTACCATCATTCGTGCCTTCGGAATGTTGTGGAACGATCTTTTGGAGTGCTAAAGAATAAGTGGCAGATTCTAAGAGGTATACCATTATATAATATGGAGAAGCAATCAAAGATTATTGTTGCATGCTTTGCGCTACACAATTTTGCATTGGACAACAACGAACCGGGAATGGTTGGTGCTGACATGTTTGGTCATGGGACCTATCTTAGTAGGACAAGTGATGAAAATGATCCTGCATCAGATTGGTTTGCCGCTACTGCCAACGATGATATTAGTAAAGTTCGTGATTGGATTGCAGCGGGACTTTATGGGTTGACATGA
- the LOC101773890 gene encoding binding partner of ACD11 1, whose translation MAVIVTPATDYELAAYVLADLEPKDTKPSALQKAEDIVGTMLAKGFILGRDALDKAKALDEKHQLTSTATARASSFDKRIGLSEKISVGTSAVNDKVKEMDQKYQVSEKTKSALAAAEQSVSTVGSAIMKNRYVLTGAAWVTGAFSKVTSAANDVGAKAKEKIAAEQEHKNVEGGSAAQPDIPEGPTTHREVDGEFAKIHVCK comes from the exons ATGGCTGTCATTGTCACGCCTGCCACTGATTATGAGCTAGCAGCTTATGTTTTAGCTGATCTAGAG CCCAAAGACACAAAACCTTCTGCCCTCCAAAAGGCCGAGGACATTGTTGGGACCATGCTGGCGAAAGGATTTATCCTTGGTAGGGATGCACTGGACAAAGCAAAAGCTCTGGATGAGAAGCATCAGCTTACATCAACTGCTACTGCTAGAGCATCTTCCTTCGACAAGAGAATTGGTCTAAGTGAGAAGATCAGTGTTGGTACTTCAGCTGTCAATGATAAAGTGAAGGAAATGGATCAGAAGTACCAAGTCTCTGAGAAGACAAAGTCAGCACTGGCAGCTGCTGAACAGAGCGTCTCGACTGTTGGATCCGCCATCATGAAGAACAGATATGTCCTCACCGGGGCAGCATGGGTAACTGGTGCCTTCAGCAAGGTGACCAGTGCAGCCAACGATGTTGGTGCAAAGGCTAAGGAGAAAATAGCAGCTGAGCAGGAGCACAAGAATGTTGAGGGTGGGTCTGCAGCACAACCAGACATCCCAGAAGGCCCAACAACACACAGGGAAGTGGACGGTGAATTTGCGAAGATACATGTGTGTAAATAG
- the LOC101775101 gene encoding BTB/POZ and MATH domain-containing protein 1 yields the protein MASTASSRAVAGGCSTSAITTATVSGSHVLTINGYSESRAYGVGSSIASSKFLVAGHSWFLRCYPVGWNEETSDRICFFLVHDGRSSVRAQLKFSLLDLEGNQVHSAKSFCPVAFHGYRCFWFCFIKREDFENSNYLRDNSFRVVYDITVIKGFYKEGTMMFVDTVPPSDLHKDLGRLLASGKGVDVKLKVRDKLFLAHKNVLAARSSVFMAELFGPLKEGEADSVEIHGMEPVVFKAMLDFIYTDNVPEVRTGEEIAMAQHLLVAADRYDLKRLKMICEHNLCSRITKKTAATTLVLAEQHGCNGLKKACFAFLSSLGSLKAVMDTQGYDHLRSSCPSLHDELVAKFDVSKRNKIRSFLCFSVK from the coding sequence ATGGCCTCCACGGCTTCTTCGcgtgccgtcgccggcggctgcAGCACGTCCGCCATCACCACCGCCACGGTGAGCGGCTCGCACGTCCTCACGATCAACGGCTACTCCGAATCCAGGGCTTACGGCGTCGGCAGCTCCATCGCCTCCAGCAAGTTCCTGGTCGCAGGCCACAGCTGGTTTCTCAGATGCTACCCCGTTGGTTGGAACGAGGAGACTAGCGATCGGATATGCTTCTTCCTCGTCCACGACGGTAGGAGCAGTGTCAGGGCACAGTTGAAGTTCAGCTTGCTCGATCTGGAGGGCAACCAGGTCCACAGCGCGAAGTCTTTCTGCCCGGTTGCCTTCCATGGCTATAGATGTTTCTGGTTTTGCTTCATCAAAAGAGAGGATTTCGAGAACTCAAATTACCTGCGAGACAACAGCTTCAGGGTGGTTTACGATATCACCGTTATCAAAGGCTTCTACAAAGAAGGCACTATGATGTTCGTCGACACCGTGCCACCCTCCGACTTGCATAAGGACCTTGGCAGGCTTCTCGCGTCAGGGAAAGGGGTGGACGTGAAGTTGAAGGTGCGTGACAAGCTGTTCCTGGCACACAAGAACGTGCTCGCAGCTCGGTCGTCGGTCTTCATGGCGGAGCTCTTCGGGCCACTGAAGGAAGGAGAGGCAGATTCTGTGGAAATTCATGGTATGGAACCTGTGGTGTTCAAGGCGATGCTCGACTTTATTTATACTGACAATGTACCTGAAGTGCGAACGGGTGAAGAAATAGCAATGGCGCAACATTTACTAGTTGCGGCTGACAGGTACGACCTGAAGAGGCTGAAGATGATTTGCGAGCACAATCTGTGCAGTCGTATTACCAAAAAAACAGCCGCGACTACGTTGGTATTGGCAGAGCAACATGGTTGCAATGGTCTGAAGAAGGCTTGCTTCGCCTTCCTTTCGTCCCTCGGTAGTCTGAAGGCGGTCATGGACACCCAAGGGTATGATCATCTGCGGAGCAGTTGCCCCTCCCTGCATGACGAACTGGTTGCCAAGTTTGACGTCTCCAAAAGAAACAAGATTAGGTCATTTTTGTGTTTCTCTGTTAAGTAG
- the LOC101775506 gene encoding BTB/POZ and MATH domain-containing protein 2, which yields MSSSAVFSGRAQSASSIVAAAVEGSHVLTIDGYSRTKGLGNGKFIKSVTFDVGGHRWFIAYYPDGYDSESSGWISFFLKSDSSYSTKVKARFGFSLLDHVGETVPSYKVGSVICAFGSKNRSWGYPKFIKTKGLEESTYLKDDRFRVRCDVTVLKDEMEIRAENSSPFVTVPPSDVNTHLGHLLSSGVEADVTFQVGEETFAAHRLLLGARSSVFMAELFGPMKEKHTSHIKIDDMEPRVFKAMLHYIYTDSLPEMEKDGIFVMSQHLLVAADRYGLDRLKLICEDKLCNYVSTGTAATTLALAEQHGCKGLKEACFKFLRSPGNLKTILDSDGFKHLTASCPSLLSELLANVAP from the coding sequence ATGTCGAGCTCTGCCGTCTTCAGCGGCAGGGCACAGAGCGCGTCCTCCATCGTCGCCGCGGCTGTGGAGGGGTCACACGTGCTCACCATCGATGGGTACTCCCGGACCAAGGGGCTCGGCAACGGCAAGTTCATCAAATCCGTTACGTTCGACGTGGGAGGCCATCGCTGGTTTATCGCGTACTACCCCGATGGTTACGACTCAGAGAGCTCCGGTTGGATATCCTTTTTTCTCAAGTCTGATAGTTCCTATAGCACGAAGGTGAAGGCAAGATTCGGATTCAGTTTACTCGACCATGTGGGCGAAACAGTGCCATCATACAAGGTTGGAAGCGTCATATGTGCCTTCGGCTCCAAAAACAGGTCATGGGGATACCCAAAATTCATCAAAACAAAGGGCTTGGAAGAATCAACCTATCTGAAGGATGACCGATTCAGAGTCAGGTGTGATGTCACCGTCTTAAAGGACGAGATGGAGATTCGCGCTGAGAACAGCTCGCCGTTCGTCACTGTGCCACCATCGGACGTGAACACGCATCTAGGCCATCTCCTCTCGTCCGGTGTGGAAGCAGATGTCACGTTTCAGGTCGGCGAGGAGACATTCGCCGCACACAGGCTCCTGCTCGGAGCACGGTCCTCCGTCTTCATGGCGGAACTCTTCGGTCCGATGAAGGAGAAGCACACAAGCCACATCAAGATCGATGACATGGAGCCGAGAGTGTTCAAGGCCATGCTCCACTACATCTACACCGACTCGCTGCCTGAGATGGAGAAGGATGGTATATTTGTAATGTCTCAGCATTTGCTTGTTGCAGCTGATAGGTATGGCCTAGACAGGCTGAAGCTCATCTGCGAGGACAAGCTTTGCAACTACGTCAGCACTGGCACGGCGGCGACTACGTTGGCGCTTGCAGAGCAGCATGGCTGCAAGGGGCTGAAAGAGGCGTGCTTCAAGTTTCTCAGGTCTCCGGGCAATCTGAAGACGATCCTGGATAGCGATGGGTTCAAGCATCTGACAGCCAGTTGCCCCTCTCTGCTCAGTGAGCTGCTCGCCAACGTTGCTCCCTGA
- the LOC105914989 gene encoding BTB/POZ and MATH domain-containing protein 1, whose protein sequence is MASTASSRAVAGGCSTSAITTATVSGSHVLRINGYSESRAYGVGSYVASSKFLVAGHSWFLRYYPVGCNEETGDWISFFLIHGGRSSVRAQFKFSLLDLEGNQVHSRNSFCPVAFHGSRCFWGFSSFIKREDFENSNYLRDNSFRVVCDITVFNGFYKEGTMMFVDTVPPSDDLHKDLGRLLASGKGVDVKLKVRDKQFLAHKNVLAARSSVFMAELFGPLKEGEADSVEIHGMEPVVFKAMLDFIYTDNVPKVRTGEEIAMAQNLLVAADRYDLKRLKMICEHNLCSRITKKTAATTLVLAEQHGCNGLKKACFAFLSSLGSLKAVMDTQGYDHLRSSCPSLHDELVAKFDVSKRNKIRSFLCFSVK, encoded by the coding sequence ATGGCCTCCACGGCTTCTTCGCGTGCCGTCGCTGGCGGCTGCAGCACGTCCGCCATCACCACCGCCACGGTGAGCGGCTCGCACGTCCTCAGGATTAACGGCTACTCCGAATCCAGGGCTTACGGCGTCGGCAGCTACGTCGCCTCCAGCAAGTTCCTGGTCGCAGGCCACAGCTGGTTTCTCAGATACTACCCCGTTGGTTGTAACGAGGAGACTGGCGATTGGATATCCTTCTTCCTCATCCACGGCGGTAGGAGCAGCGTCAGGGCACAGTTCAAGTTCAGCTTGCTCGATCTGGAGGGCAACCAGGTCCACAGCAGGAATTCCTTCTGCCCGGTTGCCTTCCATGGCTCTAGATGTTTCTGGGGTTTCTCAAGCTTCATCAAAAGAGAAGATTTCGAGAACTCAAATTACCTGCGAGACAACAGCTTCAGGGTCGTTTGCGATATCACCGTTTTCAACGGCTTCTACAAAGAAGGCACTATGATGTTCGTCGACACCGTGCCACCCTCCGACGACTTGCATAAGGACCTCGGCAGGCTTCTCGCGTCAGGGAAAGGGGTGGACGTGAAGTTGAAGGTGCGTGACAAGCAGTTCCTGGCACACAAGAACGTGCTCGCAGCTCGGTCGTCGGTCTTCATGGCCGAGCTCTTCGGGCCACTGAAGGAAGGAGAGGCAGATTCTGTGGAAATTCATGGTATGGAACCTGTGGTGTTCAAGGCGATGCTCGACTTTATTTATACTGACAATGTACCTAAAGTGCGAACGGGTGAAGAAATAGCAATGGCGCAAAATTTACTTGTTGCGGCGGACAGGTACGACCTGAAGAGGCTGAAGATGATTTGCGAGCACAATCTGTGCAGTCGTATTACCAAAAAAACAGCCGCGACTACGTTGGTATTGGCAGAGCAACATGGTTGCAATGGTCTGAAGAAGGCTTGCTTCGCCTTCCTTTCGTCCCTCGGTAGTCTGAAGGCGGTTATGGACACCCAAGGGTATGATCATCTGCGGAGCAGTTGCCCCTCCCTGCATGACGAACTGGTTGCCAAGTTTGACGTCTCCAAAAGAAACAAGATTAGGTCATTTTTGTGTTTCTCTGTTAAGTAG
- the LOC101776729 gene encoding BTB/POZ and MATH domain-containing protein 2 yields MSTVVADMATGWHVLRIRCYSAIKAAGNNKYIRSGNFNIGGHSWYITYYPSGYDDDSVGFMSLFLYLDEAATDHAVVNARLKFSLLDHQGKPDSAYSKDHGQIMSFKSAPAPVGWGYTRFLKTDAVWEGSKHFKHDRFIIRCDVTVFLAIRTEAATRQAVAVPPSDLHKALAELLSKGEGADVTFDVDGELFPAHRNVLGARSSVFKAELFGSMKEKMAAPVVIRDMESYVFKALLHFIYTDSLPAMEAGEEIVMAQHLLVAADRYDLKRLKSICENKLCGRVTKRTAMTTLVLAEQHGCRGLKEACFAYLLSLGSLKAVMDTDGYDHLRSSCPSLHDELIAKLDVSKRTKKD; encoded by the coding sequence atgtCGACCGTCGTCGCCGACATGGCGACCGGGTGGCACGTGCTCAGGATCAGGTGCTACTCTGCAATCAAGGCAGCCGGCAACAACAAGTACATCAGGTCCGGCAACTTCAACATCGGAGGGCATAGCTGGTACATCACATACTACCCTTCTGGGTACGACGATGACAGCGTCGGTTTCATGTCATTGTTCCTCTATCTCGACGAAGCAGCCACTGACCATGCCGTCGTCAATGCCCGATTAAAGTTCAGCTTGCTCGATCATCAGGGCAAGCCAGACTCTGCATACAGCAAGGATCATGGCCAGATAATGAGCTTCAAATCTGCACCTGCTCCCGTAGGCTGGGGTTACACTCGGTTTCTAAAAACGGATGCTGTTTGGGAAGGATCCAAGCACTTCAAACACGATCGCTTCATCATCCGATGCGACGTCACGGTTTTCTTGGCTATCCGGACAGAAGCTGCTACTAGGCAGGCTGTTGCCGTGCCGCCCTCTGACTTGCACAAGGCCCTTGCTGAGCTCCTGTCAAAGGGAGAAGGAGCAGATGTTACTTTCGATGTAGACGGGGAACTTTTCCCTGCACACAGGAACGTTCTTGGCGCTCGGTCATCTGTGTTCAAGGCAGAGCTGTTTGGTTCGATGAAGGAGAAGATGGCGGCTCCCGTGGTGATCCGTGACATGGAATCATATGTGTTCAAAGCACTGCTCCACTTCATATACACGGACTCGCTGCCCGCCATGGAGGCGGGAGAAGAAATAGTGATGGCTCAACATCTACTTGTCGCAGCGGATAGGTACGACCTGAAGAGGCTGAAGTCGATTTGCGAGAACAAGCTTTGCGGTCGTGTTACCAAAAGAACTGCCATGACTACGTTGGTACTGGCAGAGCAGCATGGGTGCCGTGGGCTGAAGGAGGCTTGCTTTGCGTACCTGTTATCCCTCGGTAGTCTGAAGGCAGTCATGGACACTGATGGGTATGATCATCTGAGGAGCAGTTGCCCCTCCCTTCACGACGAACTTATTGCCAAGCTGGATGTCtccaaaagaacaaaaaaagacTAG